The Passer domesticus isolate bPasDom1 chromosome W, bPasDom1.hap1, whole genome shotgun sequence genome contains the following window.
ttaataaagtttgtttcctttattcctaagttGGAACCTCCTTTGCTCtattcctgatcacatctcacagaagccactagggaaagtgtattttcatgggggcactggcattgtgccagcctcaaaccatgacaatgagtaagaacttctttactgtgcaggtgactgagcacagggacagtttgcccagagaggttgtagAGTCTCCCTCACTAGAGATATTCAGGAACTgcctggacacaatcctgtgccatgtgctccaGAATGACCCTGCTTGAAGAGGGAGGTCAGACCACATGGCCCACTGGTCCCTTtcaacctgacccattctgtggttctgtaacTAGACTGTCAGAACTGACAGTGGTTTTCCTTACACAAACCAATACAGCTGGAGCAGTTCATAAAGGACTGTATCCTGTACGAgggacccatgctggagcaggtaaAATGTgcaagaaggaaggaagagcaGAGAACAGTTATGAACTGACTGCAACCATTTCCTCCTGCATTACTCAGAATATAGGGAGAGGAGGTAGAAGAGTCTGGAAGTAAAGATGGGTCTAGGATGAAAGGGGTGAAGGGAAGGCATTTCtagttttctttgtttcttactATCAtgctctatttttttaattggcaataaattaaattaatccaGAAAGGACTACTAAAGTAACAGCAAGGTTTTAAAAGCTTCCTGTATACCCAAACAAATTAGCCAAAATAGTACCttatcagtttaaaaaaatgcattgaCTTCCACAGTAATAGGAAGCAGTAAGCATGCCAGTGAAGAGTGAAATGCctgaaagcattaaaaaaaaaaaagctttaagcATTCTAACTACTTTTACATGAAGGTAAACCCCAACTCTTACCACAGAAGggctggaaaaaataaaacagaagaagGGATAAAGGTAATAGACAAAGAGCTTCCAAAAGTCATCAGAAAAACATACAGCACTTCCACAGCACCAGAACTGAAGACTATACTACAAATTACATAATTCTTGTGCTGCACATTAACACAACTGACTTGTATATAAAGTTTGAGTCAATAAGATGGACAGTATTTATTATGCTTTATCAAACTtgagaataaatattttgttatttagAAACTGCAACTGCTATGCTGATCTACCTGTCCATGATAAAATGCTAAAGAATAAACTGTATATTCAATTTGATGCCAAAGAACTGGGATAAAATTATTCTGCAGCATGAAACTCATCTCTCACATGCTCAACAGGCACACTGAATATTTTTACTCTTACATCAATATAATAGATTCCCCTGTTAAGTATCACACTAAAATATGGTTTAGATTGGCTGCCATCAAGACTTGATGACTTTTGCACATCTCTCAAAAAGATACGATAGCACGTTATTCACAACAAGCACAGGACCAGCAGTTCGGTCTCCAGACTTATTCTTCAAGATAGATGGCTTCAAGACTGCAAGGAGATTATTAGCTCCATTTCAGAATTGTTTCAATTGAGGGCATCTACTTGAGCTACAGCAGACATGGGAAATGTGAAGGTAATTTTGAACACAAGACAAAGTTGATATATCTGATGATTTTATTGACAGCCACAAAGGAACTGTCTACAGATAGCACCCACATTTAAATACTATAGCTATGTTTGAAAACAAATCAGAATTAGTTATTAAAACAAGAAGCAAGCAATATAATCTATCATCTTGAACATTCAATAGCTCATAAGATATTCAGCATATTACTCAGAATATTCTCTGTAACACTGTAAATTTCATAGCTACTGGTTTTATCTATAACATAAGTGAGGACATCCCTTAACAGGGTCTTGCATGTAAGACAGCTGTGGTGTTGAACATTAAAATAACGCATCATATTGGCTTGGTATGGagccaaaagaaaaatgagCTAACCATCATCTCATTAATTTCACTATATGACAACATTCAGGAATGGGAAGAGCAACTTACAACATGGATGGAATAAGACTGTAAGTTAACAGTGTTTGTGGAAGAATTTTACCACTTATTTTACACAAGACCATATACATTTCAACTTCCAGTTCACCTTCTTCATAGGCAGCACTATTGCACAGCTGTGGCTTCAGTGATAACTCACCACACTGCTCTGTAAAACAAAGCTATTACTGGGTTCAGAAAAATAAGGTTTTTGATATGCACACTAGACTAATTAAGCCTGGAAACACTAACAGCCCTGAGAGATTTATTCAGAAAGGTTGTGACCCACAAAAATGCTAGAAATATGCTATGACTTGATACAATATAATTATTTAAACATATTTGTTTTCACAACAGTTGAGTTTTAGTGCTCAATATGCAAGTCATCTCTCTTGTATGAGTCTTTTGTTGCCATTTAAAAATTTGCTTAAACAAAACAGGTTTCTTCAAGGCCTCTACTACGCCTCACCAACTTAGTATTGCTCTGATGCAATGATCAACACAAGGAAAGTAAAGTAGTTATATAAGGGAGTTTTGGCATTTAATTCCTGTAAGTTAgcatggggaaaaaaccccacaaatatGAACAATATCTCTAGAATATTTTGGGTATATTCTGACTATGGTCAAGACTGaacaaaaattaaatccttAGTTAAGAAGTGCAGAAGCAGATCAAAAGCCTATAAAATGCATTATATAAAATTAATGCCCAGTTATGGAGTTTTGATAGAAAGGTATTTATATTTCATTGACTTCTACACAATTCATCAGATAAGCAACTGAACACGTGCCACAATTCAATTACAAAACTACAACAAGCAACAAAGTTGAACTAAGAAACTATAAGTTAAAATATAGTATGTTAGACATTTAAATTATAACCAAGTAGGCCAGTTATATCTATTATGCCTTTCTTCCTTCAAATGCTAAGATATGATTCATTGCCTTCAGACCTGATTTGTTCTGAATGAGAATCCAGATTACAACCTCAAcctgagaaaaacaaaagaaaatacaagCCTTTTAAGATTAATTTTATTCAACTTCAGAACCTTCTGGAATCAGATGCTTAAAATCCAAACAGCATGAGAGTATTCTTTTAGCCCACAGACTTAAAGACAATTGTGCAGACCTAACTATTTAGAACTTTGACTTGGAGAATAAGTCTTCATAATgcttaagaaaagaaaaacccaaacctacTTTTCTTGAAGGCTACATTGTTTGTTCCAGACCTACCATCTAATAGACAGTTATGAAATTCAATTGCCAAGGTGAGACTACAGATAAAACTATTTTCATTAGCAACATCATGACATGCATTAGCTTAGAGAATTACATCTCATAGAAAGTATTAGCTTTGTTTTACAAGGTGACATTAATTATCTATTATTGTTTCAGCTCCTCCTCAAGAGAGACCAACACATATTGGATGcatcagaaaaagagaaaggaaaaaaaaagaaactaaccCAAATACAATAGGGATTTATAAAAAAGTTGAGGCCAGCTTTTTTTGACTGCAAGACACAGGATCAATGTACTAGTAAATACAGCAAACGCTGTATCTTAAATGTCTAATAAACCCTTTGTAATCTAAAAACAGCAGACAAAGGCACTATTCTGTGCTGTCTAAAATCTGCTCCCAACTTTTAGATCAGCTGAAGACTGTTTCAAGAATTTAAGGATATGTACTAAGAAAGACAATTTTGTTATAGAAGTTTGTTTTCCAAACATTTAAATTCCATAGTCATTTTCCCAATTATCTCTATGCAAGCTTTAACAGAGCTTTGACTGGTTTCAACTCCGAGTTTCAAGCTGCAAGATTATTATCTTGAGTTgcttttagggattttttttcttcttcctattCTAATCAATAGAGTGCTGTGTGTGACACTACCATTTAGTTGCCTTGttataaaaaaaagaatattgagTCAACACAAATAGAAGACTAACCTTTATAGTTAGCAAAATGACAAATCCCTATTAGCAGTTTAAATAAGACAAAATTCAGATATTACTTGACCACCGCTACcaatttatgtttttctttcccgCCTATCACTTTTTCAGGTACCAATATGTACATAACAAGACAATATGGGTTTATAAATATTGTAACAAAGTATAAATTTCTAAGTTACATACAATAAGTCTCTTCATATAATACAAGTTACAGGAAGCTGAAACATGTAAAAATCTCCTCAGTCTGTACATAACCAAAAAAGAATATACTAAAAGCAACTGTAATTTATTTCATGTCACAATTTTAACTTAATATGACAACTAAAATAGTAAAAACCTGTGTACAAAACCCGAGCAATTAACTACTAGCTGTAACAGCAGTCCTAAACAAAGACCCAAGGATGCATGTATACACTGCTGAGTGGTACATTCTGGAATCTTCAACACAAAAGAAGTAATTTTATCTTCAATTCTAGCAAACacattttcctattaaaaatcAGCTTTCAATGTTTTAAGACTTTCAGAACTATTAAAATTAACAAGTATCAATATCTATAGATATCAAACGGGTACATTAAGATATCCATTTGAATAAACTGCCATATAATAAACATTAATTtgctcactttttaaaattgaacATTCTTACTAAGCAATTAATGCAGTAAATACTCCATATCCACACAACAGCATTTCAGTTATATCTACTGATTACTCACTTAGTCCAAGACCCTTTAGCAGtcttttttagtattttaaatCAAGTATTCCCTTCTGCCCTATTCTCATCCTTCTGTAGAACAGAATTAAGAACCCTGTTTTTCAAACACAACAAACCATTTTGGTTGCCACAAGTCAGCAGAAACTGTACTGCTAGGCTTTATAAAGAAATTGACACTGACTTCAAAATTGAACATCTTGCACCCAGATACAATTTAAgtgtcttatttttaaaaatgaaggtTTGATAGCCAAAATGCTCCTCAAGTGCCAAAAGTTATGTACTAAAATTGAACACGTCTGAAAACTATGTTCTGGCACTAGTAAGTCTTCTTGATTCTGAGAATGTTAATACTCAAGAAGCATTCATAATTAACAGTTCCTCAAGACAATCACCACAGAGATGCCTTCTTAAGAGAAAGTAAATACATTGTCAGCTTCTGTTAAGCCAGTTGTATCCAGTGTTACTCTGCAAACATACCTGGCTTGATGTCTGTTTTTGGTGATACTTTCTCCTCTCTTGAAATGCTCATTTCTGTCATTTGCTGCATTACAGGCAAAGCGGCAACAGGCACGTTTCTGTTTACATACAGTGAAATGGGTGATTACATTAGTTTAGAGTACATAAGAGCTTAAACTGTCAAAATCCATCAGACTACCTGATCAGTTATTATTGACACACATTCTTCACCTGTACTTCTATGTCTCTTCCCTAGAAGAAACTAGGCAAACTGTAGCAAATATTTCCCCAGATAAACCGGAAATGTCCTTGTGAATGTAGTAGTCCAATACCAAACACTAATTAGTCCTAATTTATAAAGATTCATAAAGCACTGTGAAGTGCTATGTCACTTTCCTCTGCAGAAACTGTCTGTAATAAGGCAACGTTACTTTAACTTGCTATATACTCACAGTTCATTCAAACCTCAAAATAATACCTTCATCTGGTAAAGGGTCTAGAAAGCAAGTCTTATGAGTAGcggctgagggggctgggggtgtttggcctggagaaaaggaggctcaggggagaccttattgctctctacaactacctgaaaggaggctgtagagAGGTGGGAGTTGATCTCTTCTCTTAAGTAACAAgggataggacaagaggaaatggcctcaagttgtgccgggagaggtttagattggatattagaaaaaatttcttcactgaaagggtggtcaagcattggaagaggctgcccaggaaagtggttgagtccccatccctggaggtatttaaaagccatgtggatgtgacacttaaggacatggtttagtggtggactgaTCAGTGttaggttaatggttggacttgattatcttaagggtcttttccaacctaaatgattctataatCTTACCTTGATTTTCCAGATGTGCTACTAGCGGTACCTTCACAGTTGCTTAAGCTAGCATCTGCTCTCTGTACAGATGGAGAGTCTGAGGTAGGACTGTTTGAACCACTAGCTGTCCCTACATAACAGAAATTTGAGAAGTTAATTATAAGCAAAGCATAGAATACAAGTTAGTCAAGCACATTTTAATGCAGTTATGAACCATTTGAAATCCTTCCTCATTCTACTGCATCTTCTTAATATAGACTATATTGTTGATGACCAAAACACAAGGATTATATAAAAACACAACTGTAGCAGAGAGTAAGTAAAAATCCAACTTAAGGTTCAACACCAAGTGGGCCAGAATACATTAcataaaaaagcatttttattgtgatttaaaatattatctCCTTTGATCTTCATAGTTTTAATATGCAGCTAACAGAAGATCCCCTGAATACATCTCATCACCTATACATTGTTTTCAagtcacacacaaaaaaaacacGTCTCAAACCTTTACCCATTGGGCTGATTCTACCACTATTCTGCTGTCGCTGAAGATGTTCTTTGTAGCAAACAGAACACATGCCATTTGTTCTAGGATTTCCATAAAATCCACATCCTGTACTACACAGCATGGGCCCTGGGGTCTGGTTTGTCTCCTGAGCCATTTCAATTCTGTAAATAAAACCAAGAACTGCATTAAGAACTGGCATTTCACCAAAACTGATTACAAGGTTATAGAATTAAAGTAGGTCTGCTTACCTTGGCCACAAAAAGTGATATCAGCATTTTTAAAGATGGCTATATGGATGTTAATATATAATTCAATACTTCAATTGTATTGATAAGTAACATTGTCAGGAACATCTAAGAGAGGTAAAAAACATTATCATAGTTTAGTGGGTTGACCTTGGTTGGATGCCAGGTGTGCACCAAGCTGCCCTATCACTCCCCCTCCTTAACTGGACAGGTGGAGAAAAAGACAATGAAAGGGTCATGAGTTGATATAAGAAGAGGGGATATCATTCACCAATTACCATCACAAACAAAACAGATTCAACttgggaaaaattaatttattaccaaTTAAATCTGAGTGGGataatgagaaaacaaaatcaaatgtTAAAACACCTTCCCTACACTCTTCCCTTCTTCCTGGGCTAAACTTTACTCACAATTTTTCTATTCCCCCACCCTTCCATCCCCAAGCACCACAAGGAATGGGGGTAGCAGTCCATTCATTACATGTCTCTCCTGTTCCCTCCTCCTCACATTCTTCCTCTGCTCCAATGTGGGGTCCCTCCCTCAGGGAACAGTCTTCCATGAATGTCTCTGATGTGGGTCCTTCCCACATGCTGCACTTCTTCACAAACTGCTTCAGTGTGGGTCCCTTCcactttttctttccatgaggtgcagtccttcaggaacagacTGCTCCAGCGTGGGTCCTTCATGGGGTCACAAGTCCTACCAGCAAACCTGCCACAGCATGGGCTTCCCTCAGGGTCACAGCCCCCTCTCCATCacttggagcacctcctccaCTGATCTTGGAGCCTGCAGAGTTGTTTCTCTCACAcattctcactcctctcttcCAGCTGCTGTTGTGCAGCAGTTTTCCCTCCCTTCTTAAGtatgttatcacagaggtgCTATCACCATTGCTGATTGGCCAGCAGCAGGTCCATCTTAAAGCCAGCTGGCATTGACTCTATCTGACATAGcagaagcttctggcagcttctcacagaagccactccATGGCCCCCTCGCTACCAAAACCCTGCCACACAAACCCAATACACACAGTAATACTGAGAAGCAATATAGTTATCAGAAACCAAACTATGTGTGCAGGTTATGACCAAATTTAATTAACTGGCCAACAAAAAATTTATTAACCTCTGAGCACTTACAGggtagaaaaaaacccaaacaaaccacagCTAGATAGGTAAAACAAGCAAGACCAAGTTTAGGTCTACTAAATAGTTTTGGTAATTAGCATAGTTTATCTTTGCAGACTCCAGAAGAATTGCTCCACTTTTTCAGTAATGGTGATCTTGTATCATTCTGATGCTAATAACATTGTTAGCAGTTTGTACTTTCACAATACATTTgttaaacagaacaaaaatcaCTGAAGGATGGGAAATAGtaattttaaaactgtattttataTCTTTAGGAGACGTTTCTATAACAAGACCTTTACCTTTTCTTAAATTGCATACAAAGCCCGATACTGAATATTAACTAGCAACAACATACATACAGTAGGCCCTCAAAACAGATGATCCAAATGCATTACTGAAATATGCTTAAACCAAATTTTACTcttccaagaaaaataaaactattttagaCTGTTGCATACATTCATTTGCACACTATATGCATTTCCAAAGAGCCAGTTAAATcttttgtctttaaaatatAGGCAGATTTCTGCATCTTTCAAAGGTAGATAATTCTAACCCTCATCTCTGCCATCAACTGCAAAAGTTAGGAATAAAAATACTTCACTGGCAGTTGACCTCTGCAAAACAAGGCTAGTAGAAAAACTGATATAGCAACCAAATCCTAGTTTTATTGCCACTGGGAACTAAGACTATAATAACCAATCAATCTACTACAAATTGAGGACACACTTGTCCTCCAAAAATTTAGATTTAGTGAAAGTACTGCCTATAGCACTTAGACATTTTAGTGAAAACTCTAGATTACAACCTTCCTCTTTAAGGGCAGCCACAAAACAGGATATTTGTCTGCTGATGCTCATGAAAACTCAAGCATACCAAACATTAATTAACTCCAGTGTATAAAGAAATACTTTTCATAACTTAAAAAAGCCATACTACAAGCTATAACCATATATCTCAACAGTATGACAACTGCAATTGACAGCAGTATTTGTCTAGTTAATCTAAACTTCTGGGATCAAAGTAATTCAACAACAGGAGAAAAGAGTAAAATCAACCTGCTTGCCTGCTGGTGGTCACAGGATTTCAACAATTTATACCTTTGTTTCAGTACTACAAAACAAACTTGTACTTATTCTGATATACCACTTAAGAGTTTGCAGTTTTACAGCCATACACCAAATCAGTGGACACAACAGAAAATCTAAGACCTTAAAAAATATTCACACTTTATTGTAGCTCTATGTTATTATAACACAAATAAAGACTGTACTTCTGGCCTTATTACACGCAGGTACACTCAAAGCACTATCAAAAGTGCTAACACACACTATCATCATCAATCTCATTTGACTTGCTCCACTCAAATTAGAATCTTTCAGCACTTACTAATTTTAGCTTTAGGTATTAATGATGATATTAACACATTACAAATGAGTCTTTATAGCTCTTTTTCAGCACAGTCCTTCACTACCTGAAATACATgctgcttattaaaaaaaaagattaagttGTTATCCAATGCTTaagaaattttgctttttcactCTTTAAGGTCTAGATACCACCTGTCTAGGTTATAGTACACTTTCCAGAGTTTAATCTAATAATCAGAACACTAAAATATGCCATTTAATATTTTGAACCAACAGCAAAAGTAAAGTTTTCTGAAAAGACAGATTACAGACTTCTGCAATTCTTCCTTATTAACTTTTATAAGATCAGTAAGTACCCAAGGCCTTACAAATGCAGTTCTGTTACCCTGAAAAACAAGCAAATACCATTATGTATCTGCTTTCCTGAACTTTTCTCAGAAACTCTGTGTGAGAGACTGAAATAATATGGTTAATAGCTTAAACATTGTtatgaaaaactttttttcccattatgGCAAAACTGTATAAAGAAGCTGTGACCACCAAAGCCCACCCCTCCCTGAACATGCCTCCTGACTGGAACCTTGGACTGTGAGTTAAGCTGCCTAATGGAACCTGAGATAAGATAAAGGTAACACTACTGTCCAATTATCTCAGGTCTAGGGAGAAGTAAACAAGGCTGAGGGAGAAGAATGTATCCACGAGAAAGCTAAACCCAACAGCTGTCCTGAAAATCAGCTCTTGCTGGGTTGGGGGGGGGGAAGAAGGCCATAGCCCACAGGCTCAtctgctgaggccaggtttgcacacaCTCCCCCCAACCaagggggaaggaggagagtTTTTGGGTGTGTGGCATAACCTCTGGTTAGAGGGAGTGAACATCCATCCTCTTTTACACGAACTGGCTCAGTTGTAAACCCTGGGACATTCATGTGAGAAGCAGCTGAGAAGGTGTCATAAACCATCAGACCCCTGAAGTGCCCCCCAGACTGGTTCCTGAGGCCTTACACCAGATGACTGCACATGATGCAAAGTGATGCAACAGATCCAGAGTCTGTTGCAAGAGACAGTGTCAAACTTGCCCTCCCCAGGGGAGGCACCTAGGCATTCTCACCTGGTCCAAACATATATTAATCCATTGAACTCTATGTTTTGCTGGACCCTCACCACTGAGAAGACAAGAAGAGGATCAACACGACACCATCAGGATCCAGAGTGAAGTTTTCTACTTAATCTGTCACTCTCCCTCCCCCCccacatttttatatttctttctaGCTCTCTCACATTTACTATTAAATAAAATCCATACTATTGACTTCAGCCTATGCTCTCGTTTGCATCTTAATTTGGACAGAGGCACCGCTCTAAAAATTCTTAATAATTGGATCATAACACTTGGATCACATGGTTGAGCACATTAGCTTCTGCCTGtcacaaggctgcagtgtgaCAGACTAATCTAAAGGCTCAGACACAAAACCTTGTCAACAGGGGCCTCTGAAATCAGCTTCTATTTATATCTCTGAAAGCTGCCAACTCCTACAACCCCACAGAACTGAAGCAGCCAAGCATACACCCACTGTAAGAGGAAAACATGAAATTCAATTAACACAACTACAGCTTCTTTTCTAGAGGAAAAGGGAGTGCAGATACTTCAATCAAGAAAATGCAGCATCATGAGGCAGTCACCTCAGACATTTTCATCTCTATTTCACAGCAAGAACAAAAAACTGGCTATGATCAGAGATCTAACATATTACACTCGCATGACCTTACATTCCCCAATCTTTTGGTTGACTGGTTGCAACCAAACCTTTACAAAAAATATAATGATTGCTCTTACCTCCAAAAATAATCTTAACACTTAAGAGATGTCCCTGTTTAATCCTGACCTCCCAATAAAAAGGAGCTTTTTAATTCAGTGTGTTAACTCAAACAGTAATTTACACCACTGATATTCACAGTTACTGGCAAATTTACCCAGACAACCTAAAAGGGGAACATATATACTTTGTTATTATTAAAGTTAACAGTCTCATAACTAAGACATTTTTAAATTCCAAATTACAACTAAACTGAGGCATAAGTCAACTCTAATAACAGCAGATTTAGATTATTTGAGTGGCAAATATAATTAAGCTTTTGTGCACACCAAGTGCACTTCCAAGAAACTACAACTTATGAACTATGTGAAATATATAATAAAAGCATTTCAAGTTACCCTAATACTTCACAGACTCCTGGAATGGTTtcggttggaaaggaccttaaaaatcatctagttccaaccccctgccagaggcagggaaTCTTTCattagatcaggttgctcagggccccatccagcctggacttgaacacttccagggattggGAATCCACAACTTCTcggggcaacctgttccagtgtcacACCACCCTTATAGCAaaggatttcttcctaatatctaatcctACCCTCTTTTAGTTAAAAACCATTCCCCATTTTCTTATCACTACACACCCTTGTAAAAAATCCCTCTCCTACTTTATTGTAGGCCCCCTTTAGTTACTAGATTAACTTAATTACTTAATATAATAAAGGGAATACAAATACTAACTAATGTTACATCATTAATAAAACCTAAACTGGTTGGTTAAATAAATACTTATTTACCTGAATATCCTCAGCTAGAAAATGGaccataaaaaaaccaaactcaaaacaaaaaaccccagcaaggATATTTCAGGTATACACCTCTCTAACAATAATCTAGGTGAAGCAAAAAGACAAAGTATATGCGAAGAACGGGAATCAAACCCAGGCATTTCCCAATGACAATTAAATGCAGCTCGATAATCCAGACAAAAAGGGTGGCACCGCCAAGTGCTCAAAGCGTGGTATGTTTTAATCGCCATCGCCTCGACACACCCGCCTCACCCCACCCCCTCCCAACACCAAAACACAAAAGACGTGGAGGCTACCGGTctaaggagaaaaaacaaacaaacccagctcctctcccagcgaGGACTGAGGAAGCTTCATTGTCTCGCTCCCTGTCTGCCCCAACTAAAGAGGGAGTAGTAGTGTGTGTGCCATCCTAGCCCCCGGCCTCCCGCCGCATCAGAGTGAAAGAGTCCGCCGGGGAAAACGATAGACGTCCTGCCAGCCCTCGCCTCGCGGAGGGCAGCAAAAACGCCCCGAGGAGGCCCAAGCACCCCCCGCGGCGCTCCTCTGCGCACAACACCACCGCGCTAACAGCTCTCAGAAATAAAGTCCACATCCTTCCGCAGCCACCCT
Protein-coding sequences here:
- the LOC135288989 gene encoding AN1-type zinc finger protein 5-like isoform X1; protein product: MAQETNQTPGPMLCSTGCGFYGNPRTNGMCSVCYKEHLQRQQNSGRISPMGKGTASGSNSPTSDSPSVQRADASLSNCEGTASSTSGKSRNVPVAALPVMQQMTEMSISREEKVSPKTDIKPVVTQPSPSVSQPSTSQSKEKTSELPKPKKNRCFTCRKKVGLTGFDCRCGNLFCGLHRYSDKHNCPYDYKAEAAAKIRKENPVVVAEKIQRI
- the LOC135288989 gene encoding AN1-type zinc finger protein 5-like isoform X2, translated to MAQETNQTPGPMLCSTGCGFYGNPRTNGMCSVCYKEHLQRQQNSGRISPMGTASGSNSPTSDSPSVQRADASLSNCEGTASSTSGKSRNVPVAALPVMQQMTEMSISREEKVSPKTDIKPVVTQPSPSVSQPSTSQSKEKTSELPKPKKNRCFTCRKKVGLTGFDCRCGNLFCGLHRYSDKHNCPYDYKAEAAAKIRKENPVVVAEKIQRI